One window from the genome of Balaenoptera musculus isolate JJ_BM4_2016_0621 chromosome 3, mBalMus1.pri.v3, whole genome shotgun sequence encodes:
- the PDE4D gene encoding cAMP-specific 3',5'-cyclic phosphodiesterase 4D isoform X12: protein MASNKFKRMLNRELTHLSEMSRSGNQVSEYISNTFLDKQHEVEIPSPTQKEKEKKKRPMSQISGVKKLMHSSSLTNSSIPRFGVKTEQEDILAKELEDVNKWGLHVFRIAELSGNRPLTVIMHTIFQERDLLKTFKIPVDTLITYLMTLEDHYHADVAYHNNIHAADVVQSTHVLLSTPALEAVFTDLEILAAIFASAIHDVDHPGVSNQFLINTNSELALMYNDSSVLENHHLAVGFKLLQEENCDIFQNLTKKQRQSLRKMVIDIVLATDMSKHMNLLADLKTMVETKKVTSSGVLLLDNYSDRIQVLQNMVHCADLSNPTKPLQLYRQWTDRIMEEFFRQGDRERERGMEISPMCDKHNASVEKSQVGFIDYIVHPLWETWADLVHPDAQDILDTLEDNREWYQSTIPQSPSPAPDDQEEGRQGQTEKFQFELTLEEDGESDTEKDSGSQVEEDTSCSDSKTLCTQDSESTEIPLDEQAEEEAVGEEEEENQPEACAIGDHSPDT from the exons tttaaaaGGATGCTTAATCGAGAACTCACCCATCTCTCTGAAATGAGTCGGTCTGGAAATCAAGTGTCAGAGTATATATCAAACACATTCTTAG ataagcAACATGAAGTGGAAATTCCTTCTCCGactcagaaggaaaaggagaaaaagaaaaggccaatgTCTCAGATCAGTGGGGTCAAGAAATTGATGCACAGCTCCAGTTTGACTAATTCAAGCATCCCAAGGTTTGGGGTCAAAACTGAACAAGAAGACATCCTTGCCAAG GAACTAGAAGATGTGAACAAATGGGGTCTTCACGTTTTCAGAATAGCAGAGTTGTCTGGGAACCGGCCTTTGACTGTTATCATGCACACCATTTTTCAG GAACGggatttattaaaaacatttaaaattccagTGGACACTTTAATTACATACCTAATGACCCTGGAAGATCATTACCACGCTGATGTGGCCTACCACAATAATATTCACGCTGCAGACGTCGTCCAGTCAACACACGTGCTGTTATCTACACCTGCTTTGGAG GCTGTGTTTACAGATTTAGAGATTCTTGCAGCAATTTTTGCCAGTGCAATACATGATGTAGATCATCCTGGTGTGTCCAATCAGTTTCTGATCAATACAA ACTCTGAACTTGCCTTGATGTACAATGATTCTTCTGTCCTGGAGAACCATCATTTGGCCGTGGGCTTTAAGTTGCTTCAGGAAGAAAACTGTGACATTTTCCAGAATTTGACCAAAAAGCAAAGACAATCATTAAGGAAGATGGTCATTGATATT GTACTTGCAACAGACATGTCAAAGCACATGAATCTACTGGCTGATTTGAAAACTATGGTTGAAACTAAGAAAGTGACAAGTTCTGGAGTTCTTCTTCTTGATAATTATTCTGATAGGATTCAG GTCCTTCAGAACATGGTGCATTGTGCCGACCTGAGCAACCCAACCAAGCCTCTCCAGCTATACCGCCAGTGGACGGACCGCATCATGGAGGAGTTCTTCCGCCAAGGGGACCGAGAGAGGGAGCGGGGCATGGAGATAAGCCCCATGTGTGACAAGCACAATGCCTCTGTGGAAAAATCACAG gtgggCTTCATAGACTACATTGTTCATCCTCTCTGGGAGACGTGGGCAGACCTGGTCCATCCCGACGCCCAGGACATTTTGGACACTTTGGAGGACAATCGTGAGTGGTACCAGAGCACAATTCCTCAGAGCCCCTCCCCGGCGCCAGATGACCAGGAGGAGGGCCGGCAGGGTCAAACTGAGAAGTTCCAGTTTGAACTGACTTTAGAGGAGGACGGCGAGTCAGACACCGAAAAGGACAGTGGGAGTCAAGTGGAAGAAGACACGAGCTGCAGTGACTCCAAGACGCTCTGCACTCAAGACTCGGAGTCCACCGAAATCCCCCTGGATGAGCAGGCGGAAGAGGAAGccgtgggggaggaggaggaggagaaccaGCCCGAGGCCTGTGCCATCGGAGACCACTCGCCCGACACATAA